Proteins encoded within one genomic window of Papio anubis isolate 15944 chromosome X, Panubis1.0, whole genome shotgun sequence:
- the CTAG2 gene encoding cancer/testis antigen 2, producing the protein MEAELVRRVLSPDATPLPRPGAVLKDFTVSGNLLFIRLTAADHRQLQLSISSCLQQLSLLMWITQCFLPVFLALLHSGQRLSPAWRPFLGRASSPRGWSLHERPLHCGGLIVCRWRRPAYMFVSVGNKSELQFRV; encoded by the exons ATGGAAGCGGAGCTGGTCCGCAGGGTCCTGTCCCCGGATGCCACACCGCTCCCCCGACCAGGGGCGGTTCTGAAGGACTTCACCGTGTCCGGCAACCTACTGTTTAT CCGACTGACTGCTGCAGACCACCGCCAACTCCAGCTCTCCATCAGCTCCTGTCTCCAGCAGCTTTCCCTGTTGATGTGGATTACGCAGTGCTTTCTGCCTGTGTTTTTGGCTCTGCTTCACTCAGGACAGAGGCTAAGCCCAGCCTGGCGCCCCTTCCTAGGTCGTGCCTCCTCCCCTAGGGGATGGTCCTTGCACGAGCGGCCACTTCATTGTGGGGGCCTGATTGTTTGTCGCTGGAGGAGGCCGGCTTACATGTTTGTTTCTGTAGGAAATAAAAGTGAGCTACAATTCCGTGTCTGA